The genomic window TCTTGCCATTGCTTCTCTCCATAATCTCGGTGGGCCTCACCTTCTTTGGCCCTCTCATCTCCTCGACTATGTTCCCATCATTACCGACCCTGACAGCGAGACGATGACTATCAGGACCAAAGGGCAACTCATTCTTCTCGCGGTGCAACGCCACCCAATAGCCTCCTTTGGTGTCGGGCCTCACGTTATCTGGATAGCCGGGCAGGTCGGCAAAAGGCTCGGATGTGCCTGCGTTGACCCCTTTGATCCAGTGCCTCAGTAGCTTGCATGGTCCAGTAGATGCGACCACGAGGTGGGTGCGGTCGGCGCTGAGCGCGACGCCGTTGGGGTACGTCATGCCCGCCTGGAGCAGCGTGACATCCGATGTCCGTGGGTCGTAGCTCATGAGGCGGCCCGTCGAGTCTCCTGTGCGAGTGACCATCTCATGCTGCGACCTTTGATAGTTCATCGAGCTATCGGTGAAGTAGACCTTTCCCGTAACTTGATCAACGTCAACACCGTTGGTGAAGCGCAGAGGATAACCGTCAACCTGGTTGACCAACACGGTGgcctccccgccgcccggcgcTACCCGCATCAGCCCCTTGTACGCGTCGGCCACGTAGAGGTCGCCCGATTTCTCGTCGAACCGTAGGCCAAGCGGGCGGCCGCAGCGGCTCTCCCTGGCATTCTCAGTCTCCGAGCTGAACTTGGACGGCGTGCATGTCTTGCTATCATTTAGTGTGATTTTAGTTACAACATGACAATATTAGGGTATGCAGTGGCAATGCCAAAGTCAGACTAGTCTTGTTTTCTTTCTTCCACAAATTTAGATGTTCGAAGCGAAAATATATTTATTGCCAATTGTAGGGTATTGCCGTACGTGGTGAATCTTATGCTGGCCATCATGCCATGGCAAGTTATAGGGTTCAATGTAAAATGACTCGTTGTTTTCCTCTCGTCCCTGCGGCtctagaaccctagccgccgccagggagGCCGATCTTCCAACGTTGTTCTCTGGCGGCTCCCCtccggtggtgaggggggtcgtcGGATTCTGTGGATTGTTTTTTACTCCCTTGTAGTCTAGGATTTTAGGTTGTTCATTGTTTTTGCTTCGACGGCAATGATGACATCGCTGAATAAAGATTATCCGGATCCTTCCCTGAAGAGGCCGTCgatcctatggttggggatggatttggaaaccaatCTGTTGAaacaaggatggcgtggcggcgacgGCCTGGATCTAGAGTGTTAGGCCAGCCCGCCTAGTGGAGCACCAGAGTATAGACCAAAGGACCTCTCACAATATTAAGCAAGAAATAATGCGCACTAGTTTTTTTTAGTAAAGGCGTCGTTTATTAATTGCAAATGTTCAAAGGAATACAAATAATGCGCATTAATAAACGACGCCTTTACTAAAAAGGATATTTCCCTTTATTTTGCTGGTGATTGGTGTTGGCAAAGAAAGCCTGATTTAATGAGATAGGCAAAGAAGAGTCCAAAACTAGGGAAATATCATTTTGGTTTCTAGGTGTATATACACCTTATAtagaaaaaatagtcaaaaaagtTTGGAAGTTTTTTCACAATTAATTTGACTTTCTTTTGCACTTGTATATAAATTTATACGAATAGAAAATCAGCGTTGACTTCCGAAAAAACAAAAtctatttgctattataggtcagtATCACACTATTTTGACCGGAAATCTGTGTTTTTTGAAATGAAGTCAACGagactttttttctttttcaaaaatattttcaattttttgtGACATCATACTTAGTTACTAATTTTTCCATATACGATGTATAACTTTTTTTAGGGTAAtatatgatgtactccctccgttcctaaatatttgtctttttggagatttcaaatggactaccacatatgaatgtttttcagattgtagattcactcattttgtttcgtatgtagtcacttgttgaaatctctataaagattaatatttaggaacgaagggggTATAACAGTATATACATCCATAGACCAAAATTTCCTGTCCCCAAAACTGGGCTTTAGGAGGAGGATGTTTTGGACAATGGGCCTAATTGCCGAATGAACCCAAAATCCAACCTGAAACCCTAACGAAGGGCAATCTCTAGTCGTAACCGTATAGGCACTTGCCGCCACCCATCTGTTCACCGTCACGCCGCAGCCACCGCCACCGATCGCAATGGCGTCCCCGCATCCGCTGCCCGGCGACATGCTATTCCTCCCTCCCCAATCGCAGGCCGCGGCCGCCGCGTGCACGACGCTCTGTTGCCTGTGCGGCGTGCCGATGCCGCCCAACGCGGCCAACACCTGCGCGCCCTGCCTCCGTGCGCGCGTCGACGTCGCCGAGGGCGCGCCGCGCCACGCCGCCGTGGTGCACTGCCCGTGGTGCTCCTCGTACCTGGAGCCCCCGCGACGCTGGACGCGCGCCGCGCCGGAGTCGGCCGAGCTcttgcagctcctccttcgccgcctccACCGGCCGATCCAGCGCCTCGGCGTCTCCCTCACCGCCGCCGAGTTCGTGTTCACAGAGCCGCACTCCAAACGCATCaggctccgcctccgcctccgccgcgaggTCCTCCCCGGCCGCAGCGTCGCGCTGGAGCGGGACCACGCCGTCGAGTTCACCGTCCACGACCGCCTCTGCGACCCCTGCGCCCGGGCCCGCGCCGACCCCGACCAGGACCAGTGGTGCGCCGTCGTGCAGCTGCGGCAGCGCGCGTCGCACCGCCGCACGCTGCTCCACCTCGAGCAGCGCCTGGCCGCCCTCGGCGCGGCCGGCTCAGCGACCCGCGTCGACGTAACCGGCGTCGGCGGGATCGACTTCTTCTTCGCGTCCCGGTCCCACGCTGCCGGCCTTGTCGCCCTCATCGCCTCCCTCGCGCCGGCGCGCGTGGCGGACGCGGCGAGGCAGCTCGTGTCGCACGACACCAAGAGCAACACGTACCGCCACCGGCACGCATTCTCCGTGGAGCTCTGCCCGGTGTGCCGCGACGACCTCGTCTTCCTCCCGAGGGAGGCGTCGCGCGCGCTCGGCGGGCTCGGGCCGCTCGTGCTCTGTGTCAGGGTCACCGACACGCTGGCCCTCCTCGACGCCTCCACCCACCGCGTTGTCAGCCTCGGCATCAAGGACTACGACCGGCACAGGTTCGAGCCCGCGCTCACCAGCCGCCAGCTCGTGGAGTACGTCGTGCTGGACGTCGACCCCTCGCCGGTCACCAGCGACGCCACGGCCGCAAGTTTCGGGTACCGGACAGCGTACGTGCAGGTGGCCCGCGCATCGGAGTTGGGCAGGACCGACGCCATCGTCACCGTGAGGACGCACCTCGGGCACCTCCTGCGCCCCGGCGACCGTGCACTTGGCTACGACCTCCGCGGCGCCAACGCCAACGACCTGGATGGGCAGAGCCATTGCTTGCCGGACGCGGTGCTGGTCAAGAAGATCTACGAGAAGGGCAACGACGGCGAGAGGATTCAGCAGGACGGTGGAAGAAACGATGACCATGGTGATGTCAGCATTGATGAGATCGCCATGGGGATCGGAGGCATCGATCTGGAGCCCTGCGACGAGGTGGAGCTTGATGAATTGCTCGAGGACCTCAGAATCTGAGTTGTGAGTTGTGACCTTTTTGAATGATGACCGTTGGTCTTGGGAGCTTCAGATTAAGTGCATCTGATAAATTGAGGAAAAGCAATGATTCTTCAGATTAAGAACATTATCTGGGAGTAGTTTCTAATTAACTGCACTATATGCTTACGTTGTTATAGATTGAAACTTGAAAGTATTATTTGCAGCACTTTCCAAAGTATTTTATCTTAAACTGAACTGCTAATATTCTGCCACACATGTTTATTGTGATCATACCCCTTAGGGCTTCAGTGCCTTTGTCCACAACTGTATGCCCCATGGATTTCGTTGCCAAACACTCAAATGTTTCCCAAAGGCCTTGTTCTGTTCTGTTGTCCGGGAATTGGAGGGGATTGGGAAGGAATGAGGTGGATTAAATCCCGTCAAATCCTCTTCAATCCCTTTGAGAAGAGGtgtaaccgaacaaggcctaaatgATTCACATTCAGCTAATGTTTACTAGTAAAAATTAGTAGTAATGTACAGAGTTTTGGCACATCCAGTTGATTCCTAGCTTGTTTGTCAGATTTGCTATTTGTCAGTCACCTATCAACAAAATACTGTGCTCCAAAATTCTCTAAAATCTGATTTCATCATCTGTTGGATAAGAATTTCTTATTCTCGGGATCGTTGAAAATCTTAATTTTCTGCAGCTTTCAGAAAAAGAAACCAGAGCTTTATTATAATACTATCAAGAGACTAGAGAGGTTCTACAGGGCAGATAACATTCAGAAAGCCACATACACCAAGCTGTGCGGAGGCCCCAACGCTATGAAGCTAATTACATATCCAAATATTTGCTCGGCAACACATACCCACCTCATTTAGTTCACCAACAAGTATACTGTTGTAACAAGGTCGAATATTTAagatggtactccctccgtaaagaagtataagagcgtttagatcactaatacggagggagtatatggtaaCTACTGCAGCAAGAACCTTAGGCTTTTTCCGTGCTCTCGGGTATCTCCAGATGAATAGAACGACAACGATGTATCTCCAGATGAATAGAACGACAACGATGCTGAAGCACTTCGCGTTGCTGCGGAGAACTCTACTCCAGCTTTCAAGCATGACCCCCACTTCTTGTCCACAATTTTGTCAGGCTTGATTCCACTGGAATATCCTCAACTTTGTCATCAAGTTCCTTTGTGATCAGTCCATCGGACAGATCACAGAAGTGCCATTCTGAGAAGGATAAAAAGTTCACATGCAAGGTCTAACATCTTAGAATTCTAGAGTACGTTGAAACAttaaattctgaaataaattcatTTGTGTGGAACTAATTACCTAGTGTAGTTCTACTGAATTCGGCTTTTTTCTTACCTCGAGGATTTTGAAGTCGATGATGACTGAATCGTTCATTCCATTGAAAACAAAGGGAACCGATGATAGTTTTTCTTCTTCGCAACAGCAGTTTCGGATAAGTAGATGACAAGGGCCACGCAGCAGCGAGTCTAGTTGTACATCTGATCTTGACTGATTATTTGTGCTGTATTTCCACAAATGTGTTGAATGCATGTATTTATTCATATTTGTTTCTTCTGAAGAGATGGAGTATCTGCTTGCTCTGTTGGTGAAGGCATCTTTTTCATTAGCATTTTCAGCTCCTTCTCCTACTTTATTGATTCCATGTACTGAACCTTACCGCATCCATGATGTCCTTTTTTTTGTGAATACGCAAAAGccttgcgtatcattgcattgcTAGGTAGGGACAAGACAAGGATGATTTGATGGCCTGGGTGCTTTGTTTGACAGGCTAATTATGTTGCTCTTTTGAtgtttctccctctccctccttttccCTCCCTCTTTTCTTTACCTTCGCACCCTTGGTGCGCCTTCTCCTGGTTCTTGTATGGATTTATATCCTCCAGGCCATGGCCTGTTTGAAATATATAAGGTAGAGCGATCTCTACCttctagtttcaaaaaaaaaagttacATGACAATATTGTCACAGATTGTTACAACAGCGGACGGCGTGACGAGCATATGCGCAGGGATGGCATGCACCGGCAGCCGCGGCGCACGGAGAGATGTGGGTGCGCCAGCCACTTGGGCCCTAGTCTACATCTCCGGTAAGATTAGTGCAAGCCCCGTGGCACCCGCGCGTACCCAAAGTCGTGCCTCCTCCATAATGCCCTTATTACAAGCATGATGATAAGTGTAGAGTGGAATAACCTCTTTTGAGTAGAAGACAAATTATTTCAGGGTGCTTCTGTTCTTGTTATGGGCGTGGTAATAGATTGGGGAACGTATCTGGTGCAACGGTGAatttggtgctaccggtgcaccgatcTCCATATCTCACTTTATAAACATTGAAAAGATATGAAAAGAGTACAGTGTTTGAACCTTTAGCAACCAACAGCTCCTCTGCTCCTTCGCAGCCTAGATGGCCGGCTCCTCGCCCCTAATGGCCGGCTCCTCGCCGGCCTCCCCACCTCCCTCCCATCCACTCCCTCCGCCTCCACCCGGCCCCCCACCTGCGGCAGCCGTTCGCTGCCCTGTCTCCTTCCGCGATGCCCTCGTCTCCAACAAACCACCTGCTCCGCcttcaagtgccgctgcccctGCTAGTAGGCTTCAATCGATGGTTGTCGCCCCCTCACGCCAAGACCACGCGCGTGCTAGGTTTCCCGGAGCCGCGCAGGATGCCCATGCCGGCCAGAGCATTGCGCGTCATCAAGGAGATGGGGGTTGGCGCACGGTTCGGAAGCGCTATTGGTGGCGGGAGGAGATGCAGCATCGCCGCATTAATGGTAGGAATCCAAGGCCAACGGCTCCGCGCCCCCTTTCTCGCATACAACATCTCTTCTTAACCAGAGCTGCAGGCTGCTGTTTTCGCTGTCTCTCCCCTCGCCATCGCGTTGCCTCCTGCCATAACCCACCTCGGTGCCTCCTTTGCTCGCAATCTGGGCATACTTCGCGTGCGTGCCACCTCCACCTCAAGCCCAGGCCATCTGCCGCCCCGGCCGAACCTGCTTTTCCGGCTTCGTCGGCGGCCCCTCCCGCGTCGGAGCTGAGGACTACCAGTTCTTCGGCTGCCCCCACCGCTGTCGTCGCCCCCCCACCACCGATGAAGAACCCGGTGCCCGACGTCAACTTGCGCCCCCGGATGGTCTCCGCAACGGTCGCTTGGTCTCCGGCGTTGGCCAACGCTGAGCGCGACCTCGAGCACCACGCGGTCATCACCACCACCCTGGGCAATCGCCCGTCCTTCACTGTCCAAGACGTCTCCGTCGCCGCCTCCATGCAGTTCGGAATTGCTCGCTCCGACTTGCACGTCTCTGTCTTTGAGCCCGGTGACTTTCTCATACGGTTCTCCGACCGCCGTGTGAGAAATACCGCGCTCTCGGACACGGCGACGTTGCACATCGGCCGTGCGGTCATGCGTCTCTCGGCGTGGTCCAGAAGAGTGGGGGCGACCCTCATCAGGCTCCCATACAAGATCAGGGTGTGCCTGGAAGGCCCGCCACGGCACGCGTGGTCGATTGAGGGCGTCAAGCAGCTCTTCCCACCGCCGGCCATCGTCGACCACATCGAAGAAGAAACTTATAGCGACGAGGAGTCAGCCTGCTGCTGTGCGTGGGTGTGGGTGCAGGATGCCACCAAGACCGCCACTAGGGGGTCTCTCACTGTCGAGGAGCCGCCGGATCAAAGCTCTGCTGACTTTCATAGGCAGCTGATGGAGGGGAGCAGCAACGGCGCGGCGACGCGCTCCTGCCCCGTCAACCTGCTTGTCTACCCGGTTCTGATTCACCTCGACCGGGTGTACGACTACACGGTGCAGCCAAAAATCGACAGCGGCAGAAGCTCCATCAGCGACATCAGTGGCATCCCATCCGACGACGACGGCTCGCCGGTGTACGACGACTATGCCAAGTGGCACTACCGATGGACGCTGCGCTTTGAGGACGGAACCTTCCCCGCACACCGCACTGGCAGGCGTCCGGTGCACTCTCGTCTCAACTTCGGTGATCGCGATGACCGCGGCGGCTCATCTGGCGGCAACGACAGAGGCAAGCCGGGCGGCGGAGGATCCAGCCGCGCCTCTGGTCGGAGATCCAGCGACGGCAGCCACTGCGACAACGCCGGCGACTCCTTCATGCGTGACTCTACCTCCGGTGACCCTGGCTGGCAACGCTGTCTAGGTGCACCAAACGGCACTGCGGTCAATGTTGCAGCTGATGATGGGGCCGGGAGACAGCACGCCCATGCCTCTACCCATGTTGAGGGCCACTTGCTGCACTGCCCTGGCGAGGCAGCCTTGCCCGTTGGCCTGAGAGCTGGCCTCCCTGATGATCTGGCTCTGCTTGATGCAGCAACACCGGGCATGCAGATTGGGAACCTGGTTCCCACGCCTTTGCCTGAGGGACAGAGTGCAGTTGCCATTCCCATGTCTCCTGTGGGAACAAGTGTACTGCCGCCCTCTGACCCTGGCATGGACGACAGGGCTCTGCATGCGCGTGAGGCTCCGTCCGGATTGGCCCTGGTCAACTCTGCGATTGACCCAGAGGTGTCTGATCCTTGCATTGCTGTGGGGAACCAGGCCAAACAGTCTTCTCTGCAGCCCACAAATGAAGCCCGGAGCTCTTTGGGCCGGCCACTTCTGCAACCCACAAGTGAGGCCCAAGGCTCCCTAGCCCCAGCGATGGAGGACCTCATTTCTTTTGGGCCTCCTGAGATCGCTACATCCCCTGAAGAGATCCAGCTGCAGTGCTTCGTCAACTCGTTCACCTCGCTCTGCCCCACCCCTGTGCTGCCAACGCCGCCGCCAACACCACTGCCACAGAAACACACCCTCACCGACGACCAGCGCCGGAGTGGGCGCCTTGCCGGCAAGCCCAACTACAGACTCAACTCACTGACAAAGGCACAATCCGTGCTCCTCAAGAAGAATGGCCAGCTCCCCAATGATGAATCACCGACAACCGAGGCCGATCTGCAGAAATACAAGGACCTGTACAAGCGCCCAGTCAGCTCAGAGTTCATCGCGGCGGTCACCTCCCTCGTCTCCTCCACCGGCAAGCCCAGTAGCTGCGCCGCTGCAAGCAAGGCACCGCGGGCATCGGCCCCTGGACCTGCGGTACAGTGAGCTCCGATTCCGTGGATCAGGTTGCTCAAAGTTTCCATATGTATCCATTCCCCCTGAAATCAGTTGGTCAATTGTGGAGCCGTTGCATTCCTCTAGCTGATGAGTCCTGGCAACCTCGAAAAGTTTATCTGCTGAAGACCATGTGGCTGTGTTGTTTTAGTAGTATTCAGTCTAGCGATGACTGCTCCCTTTTTATGTGTTCTGGCATCTGTATGCTCTGTGTCATTTATGATATAGATGACCTGTCCTATGTACCACAAGTTAGTATCTGTTGCATGGGTGAAGCTTCATGTGTGTCCAGCCCCAACAAGTCTGCTACCCACTGTTGTGTGCCTACAACTGTTTGTTCTCTGATTAGTTTGATCGGCTCGCTGCACATCTTTTTACCTCCTGCTGTTGAGGGCTGCTGGTTGATATTGGTTTCCCAATGGATAACAACATTTTAAGTTGGAACATTAGAGGGCTAAACAACCCTGCTAGACGGAAAGTTGTAGCAAATTTTGTTCAAAATCATCAATGTAGACTGGTATGCATCCAGGAGGCCAAACTGAACGTCATCAACAACCAAATTATTTCTGAATGTTTGGGGAGTCATTTTGTCGACAACTTTGCATACCTCCCAGCTGATGGTACCCGTGGTGGAATCCTCATCGCTGCATCTGCAGACCATCTGAAGATTACTAATCTTACGCATCTCTCTGGCATGTACACTTTGACTGTAATGGTCACGGATCTCTCTTGCAATTTTGACTGGATGGTTACTGGAGTATATGGGCCTCAAGCGGATAATGAGAAATCCAACTTTTTGCTGGAAATGAGACACCTGAAAACAGTTTGCTCCCTGGAATGGCTTATCCTTGGGGATTTTAACCTGATCAGCAAGGCAGATGAAAAGAGCAACCAAAACATCAATCTGAGACTGCTGCGAAGCTTTAGAGCAGCGATTGACGATCTCAACCTCAAAGAATTACCACTCACTGGTCGACGCTTCACATGGTCCAACGAGAGGCTCAACTGCACCATGACAAAGATTGACAAGGCTCTTTTTACCGAGGAATGGGAGGCTAAATTTCCTGACTTCCAAATGCTTGCTGGGTCTACCGAAATATCTGACCACTGCCCTCTAATTCTCAAAAAACTCAATAACAAGAGATTCCCTGGTTTTAGATTCGAAGCTTGGTGGGCAACGCAATCAGGGTTCAGAGAAACCGTTGAACATTTTTGGAAGAAACCTTTCTCCTGCTCCGATCACATTCGCAGGCTACACATCAAGCTCACTAGGACGGCAAAAGGCCTCAGAAAATGGAGCAAGCAAATTCTCAAAGAAAGAAAAGTGGCTGCTGATATTGCATCCGAAGTGATCTTCCAGTTGGACGTCGCACAAGAATCGCGACCACTTTCTGTTGAGGAACTAAAGCTGCGCGTTTTTCTCAAGTCCAGATTACTTGCACTAGCTGCCATTGTCAAGATCAAGTGGCGCCAACGATCCAGGTTGACCTGGATCAAAGCCGGGGATGCAAATACAAGATTATTTCACTTGCGAGCAAATGGCCGAAGAAGAAAGAACCACATCCCCTTCTTACATGTGGATAGTAGAGTTGTAACGGAGCACAATGACAAAGCAGGGGTTTTATTTGATCACTTCAACACCCTGATGGGACAACGCCAAGCAACTAAAAAGTGTTTGAACTGGGACTACATCAATATGCCCACTGCTGATCTGAGCCATCTTGATCAGCCCTTCACTCTCGAGGAATTGCAGACTGCTATATTTGATATTGCCGCTGAGAAGGCACCTGGGCCTGATGGATTTATCGGAACTTTCTTCAAAAAATATTGGCACACTGTCAAGATTGACCTTCTCAATGCAGTCAACCAGATGTCTGCTCTTGATGGCAAGCAATGGAACCTCCTCAACACGGCGTACATCGTGCTTATTCCTAAGAAAGAAAATGCCCTCAGACCACAGGACTACAGACCAATCAGCTTAACTCATAGCGTTGCAAAAATTCTTGGAAAACTTCTTGCCAGCAGAGTTGGTCCTGAGTTACAACACATCATCTCGGTTAGTCAGAGTGCTTTCCTTAGGGGAAGAAGTATTCAAGAAAACTTTCTTTATGTTCAAAACCTGATCCAGAGTCTACACCATGCAAAGCAACCTTCCTTATTCCTGAAGCTAGACATTGCAAAAGCATTCGATTCGGTTAAGTGGGACTATCTTCTTGATGTTCTGAAACAAGTGGGATTCAGCCAAAGATTTAGAGACCTGATTGCTATCTCGCTCGCCTCTACCTCTTCGCGGATCATCCTAAATGGTGTACCTGGGGCTCCTTTTCTCCACCGTCAAGGTCTGAGACAGGGTGACCCGCTAGCGCCGTTGCTCTTCCTGTTGGCCATTGACCCCCTACAACGAATCCTTGACAAAGCTACTGAGGAACATATTCTTAGTCCAATCAATCATCACAGTGCCTCAGTCAGAGTCAGTCTTTACGCAGACGATGCTGCCGTATTCATGAATCCTGTCCGAGCTGAAGTGGCTGCTCTTCAATCCATCCTTGCAGCCTTTGGCAAGATCTCCGGCCTCTGCACAAATTTCAGCAAATCAGCAGCATACCCAATTGCATGTGAGGACCATGTAATTGAGGAGGTTCTAGCTGAGTTTGAGGGCGAAATCAGCTCCCTCCCGTGCAAGTACCTTGGGATGCCTCTGAGTATTCGCAAGCTTCGGAGGGTGGATTTTCAAGTGCTCATTGATAAAATGGCAGCAAAGCTTGCGGGATGGAAGGGGAAATTACTTAACATGATGGGACGGCTGGCTCTCATCAACTCGGTGTTAACCTCCTTCAGCACGTACTATCTGACAATGTTTGCTCCAACCAAGTGGGTTGTAAAGAGGATTGACAAGCTCCGAAGAAGTTTTCTttggaaaggagaagaagaggccaAAGGAGGCCACTGTGCAGTCAATTGGCAACAAGTATGCTCCCCCAAAAAGCTTGGGGGCCTTGGAATAAAAAACCTAGCTTTCTACAGCAGATCTTTGAGATTAAGGTGGGCTTGGTACTCCTGGAAATACCCCAACAGGCCTTGGGTTGGACTGCAAATTCCATGCACTAGCACTGACATGCAGTTGTTCAATGCCTCCACAACTGTCAAGCTTGGTGACGGTCAAAGTGCTAAATTCTGGAGTAGCTCATGGCTAAATGGTTCTGCACCTAAGGACATCGCCCCAAACCTACATAAGCTTGCAAGGCGGAAAAATGCCTCGGTGGCGGCTGCTCTCCATCGGGGCCGCTGGATGAAAGGAATCGAGCAACTTAGCACCACTGAGGATCTGATCAGTTTCATTGACCTTTGGCACCGGATACAAGGGGTTAACCTCTCGGATCAACCGGATGACATTGAATGGAAATGGAACGACAGCAAATCATACACTGCTGCCACTGCTTATGATGCCCAATTCATCGGAACCATTGCGAAGCCTGAGTTGAATGCCCTTTGGAAAGCAAAGGTGGAGGGAAAGATCAAATTCTTTGGTTGGCTTCTATCTCAAAATAGACTGCCAACTGCTGATCGTCTTCGCGCGAGAGGATGTGAACACAACGACACCTGCTCCCTCTGCGACCAAACAATTGAGACTGCCACTCATCTGATCTGTGGATGCCCATTTGCAAAGGAAGTGTGGCAGAAGATCACCACCATGCTGCCTAACATTCAACTTCAAGCAACCTTGCCGTTCACCTCCATCGCAACCTGGTGGAGAAGTTTTGCCTATGGGCAGCAGAAAAAGGCAGCAGCTGCGCTATACTTTGCCTGGAATATTTGGAATGAGCGAAACCGAAGAATATTTCAAAACCTGTCTTCAACTGTTGATATGGTGGCTTGCTTAGCCAGGTCTGACTTAGCATACTTGGACATGGCCAATGTGAGGCCTTAGCTTTGTAAATCTGCTGTATCTCTATCTTTTTGTCTGCCTTAGGGCTTCAGACTTTTCCCTTGTAAATTCCTGAACTATAATGAAAAGGCAGAGCACCTGCCGTTAGCCCTCAAAAAAAAGATATGAAATTTTATGAGGGTGTAAGTATGACACATATCTACCATAGTAAAAAAAATTGGATTCAAAATTAACGTACATTATTAGAGACAAAAAGACAAATCATGCTGTGAATAGTACTTAATGCAACACGAGCCTTGAATTCAGCCCATTTTCTATATCATCGGTCAATTTGTCTTTTTGTGTCTAATGCTGTGTTTTCAGTTTGGATCTCAAATTTTATAGTACTACATATTCTTGTTGCTAGTACAACATACTTTTTGTTCAGAATTTTTTGACATTCATAAATTGGATTTTATTAACTTGGTGCACAAGTAGCACAAGATGACTAGGTGCACATGAGGTGTATATGTCAAATAGAaagggagggaaggaggaagaagcTGGTTGATGCATATGCATGTGGATTACCCCCGGGCGGGAAAAACGGGCAAGAAAACTATGTTTTCGGATCCAAAATTGCGGGGCCCGTAAACCCTAGTAGACGGCCTTTTTTGGCCCTGAATTTTTTCCGGATGAATCCGGATTCCCAAAGTCTATATAGTTGTAAGAAGTCATCCCTAAATGCAAAAACGTCTAGATCCCGAGAATCACAAGTCCGGCGGAACCCTATCTTTTCGAGAGCTCTCCAACGCCACCTCGAACGCCTCCATCTGAGCCCGTATGCGCCGGCTACGCCTCTCGCAAAAAGCTATGGACCCATGAAATCTCCGGGCAAAAATGTCAACCGCGGGCACCGGGCAAGTACTCCCGCGCCGGAATTTGGGCGGGAAAATGAACGCACGCTAACCGGGGCCGGTGAAGCCCAAGTTTGGGCGGGAAAGCCCCAAAACCTTCCGTCCCATGGGGTGGACTCCCGAGCACGGGAGGGAAGGGTCCTCGGGCAACCGGCAGAGCAAAAGA from Triticum aestivum cultivar Chinese Spring chromosome 3B, IWGSC CS RefSeq v2.1, whole genome shotgun sequence includes these protein-coding regions:
- the LOC123066766 gene encoding protein STRICTOSIDINE SYNTHASE-LIKE 10-like, with product MRVAPGGGEATVLVNQVDGYPLRFTNGVDVDQVTGKVYFTDSSMNYQRSQHEMVTRTGDSTGRLMSYDPRTSDVTLLQAGMTYPNGVALSADRTHLVVASTGPCKLLRHWIKGVNAGTSEPFADLPGYPDNVRPDTKGGYWVALHREKNELPFGPDSHRLAVRVGNDGNIVEEMRGPKKVRPTEIMERSNGKIYLGSVELPYVGVVKRK
- the LOC123066767 gene encoding 60S ribosomal export protein NMD3-like, with amino-acid sequence MASPHPLPGDMLFLPPQSQAAAAACTTLCCLCGVPMPPNAANTCAPCLRARVDVAEGAPRHAAVVHCPWCSSYLEPPRRWTRAAPESAELLQLLLRRLHRPIQRLGVSLTAAEFVFTEPHSKRIRLRLRLRREVLPGRSVALERDHAVEFTVHDRLCDPCARARADPDQDQWCAVVQLRQRASHRRTLLHLEQRLAALGAAGSATRVDVTGVGGIDFFFASRSHAAGLVALIASLAPARVADAARQLVSHDTKSNTYRHRHAFSVELCPVCRDDLVFLPREASRALGGLGPLVLCVRVTDTLALLDASTHRVVSLGIKDYDRHRFEPALTSRQLVEYVVLDVDPSPVTSDATAASFGYRTAYVQVARASELGRTDAIVTVRTHLGHLLRPGDRALGYDLRGANANDLDGQSHCLPDAVLVKKIYEKGNDGERIQQDGGRNDDHGDVSIDEIAMGIGGIDLEPCDEVELDELLEDLRI